The DNA region CCAATCTGAACTCCGATCGTCTGCCGGGTACCGAACGTCATCTGATTAACCTGCAATATTCCAACACCGATTTTCTCGGTCAGGATCTGGTGGCACAGGTTTACTATCGCGATGAAAGCCTGACCTTTTATCCGTTCCCGACTCTTAGCGCCGGGCGCGTTAGCAGCATCGGCGCATCGCAGCAGAAAACCGATTTTTACGGCGGCAAGCTGACCTTAAACAGCAAGCCGGTGGACGATCTGACGCTGACCTACGGTGTCGATGCCGATCATGAGAGCTTTGACGCTAATCAGCAGTTTTTCGATCTGCGTAAAGCGTCGCAGAGCGGCGGCATGGAGCTGGATAACGCCTATAACGTTGGCCGCTATCCGGGCTACAGCATCACCAACCTGGCGCCGTTCCTGCAGAGCAGCTATGACATCGATGCCATTACGCTGAGCGGTGGCGTGCGCTATCAGTACACGGAAAACAAGGTCGATGACTTTGTGGGTTATACGCAGCAGCAGGCGATCGCCAATGGCCGCGCAACCTCCGCCGACGCCGTACCGGGCGGCAGCACCGACTACAAAAACCTGCTGTTTAACGCCGGTATTCTGGGCCGTCTGACCGAGCGCCAGCAACTGTGGTTTAACTTCTCGCAGGGCTTTGAAATCCCGGACCTGGCGAAGTATTACGGCTCGGGTAACTACCAGCTCAGCAACGGCAACTATCGCCTGCTGAACAGCGTTAACGTGAACGACTCAAAGCTCGACGGCATCAAAGTTGATGCCTATGAGCTGGGCTGGCGCTACCTCGGTGATAATCTGCACACCCAGCTGGCGGCTTATTACTCGCTGTCTGACAAAACCATCAATATTAATAAAAGCGACATGACCATCAATCTTGACGATGACAAACGCCGCATTTACGGGATTGAAGGCCAGGTCGATTACTTCTTTAACGACAGCGAATGGAGCACCGGCAGCAACTTCAACGTGATCAAGTCGGAGACGCAGCTGGATGGCAAATGGGAAAAACTCACCGTCGACAGCGCCAGCCCGTCAAAAGTCAGCGCATGGGTTAACTGGGCACCGGGTGACTGGGCGCTGCGTCTGCAGAGCACACAAACCTTTGACGTGTCCGATGCCGACGGCAAAAAAATCAACGGCTACAACACCGTCGATTTCCTCGGCAGCTACGCCTTGCCGGTCGGTAAGGTTAGCTTCAGCGTGGAAAATCTGCTGGATAAGGATTACACCACGGTGTGGGGACAGCGCGCGCCGGGCCTTTACAGCCCAACCTACGGCGACGCCGGCCTGTACACCTATAAAGGCCGCGGACGCACCTTTGGCATGAACTACTCCGTCGTATTCTGATACTGACAACCTGCAGCGGGCCGCGCCTGAAAGGGAGCGTGCCCGCTTTTTTTATGCTGCAGGCTCACTGCTTTTCACGCTGCACCGCGCGTTGCGGCCTCCTCGCGTGCCTTCCTCTGCGCGCGCTGCCAGACAAAATTTTCCCTTTCGGTAACGTCTGAAGTGCCGTTGGCATCACGTTACGCAACATCCCACTTGTGAATGGTAGCTAAAACGGTTTAGCTTATGGTTATAACTTGTTATTGGATAATCAATCATGAAAAAAATATGGGTGTTGGGTGATGCCGTAATCGATCTGCTGCCGGAAGGCGAAATGACCCTGCGGCAGTGTCCTGGCGGTGCGCCTGCCAACGTGGCGGTCGGCGTGGCGCGCCTGGGCGGCAACAGCGGCTTTATCGGCTGCGTGGGCAGCGATCCTTTTGGCGTCAGCCTGCGCGACGTGCTGAACCACGAAGGGGTGGATACCCGTCAGCTCTTTTTGCTGCCGGATCAGCGCACCTCCACCGTTCTGGTGGGCCTCGATCAGCAGGGCGAACGCAGCTTTACTTTTATGGTGCGTCCCAGCGCCGACCTGTTTGTCACTGCTGAACATTTGCCGCACTTTGCCAGCGGTGAAATCCTGCATTACTGCTCGATAGCGCTGTCGGCGGAGCCGTCGCGCAGCACGGTGCTCAACGCCGTGGAGCAGATACACGCCGCGGGCGGCTGGGTCAGCTTCGACCCCAATATTCGTGAAGATATGTGGCACGACCGGGCGGAAATGTTGGCGACCATTGCAGACGCGCTGGCCAGTGCCGACGTGATCAAGCTGTCGCTGGAAGAGCTGTGGTTGCTTAGCGATCATGAGGATACCGACACCGCGCTGGGTCGGTTTACCGAACGTTTTCAACCCAGGCTGCTGCTGATTACGCAGGGCAAAGCGGGCGTTACGCTATGGCAGCAGGGCGAGCGTCGTGATTTTCAGGCGCCGGAAGTGCAACCGGTGGATACCACCGGCGCGGGCGACGCCTTTGTTGCCGGCTTACTGGCGGGCATCACTCTTAGTGAGCACAATCTTGACCAGCGCCTGCCAGACGCGGTGATCGCGCTGGCGCAGCACTGCGGTGCATTAGCCACCACCGCCAAGGGAGCAATGACCGCACTGCCGAAACGCGAGGCGCTTGAGCACAAAATTGTTATGCCGCTCACAAATACGACGTCATCCTGGTAAATCTGATTGCTCATTCACAGTGGGTTTCCATATTCTCTTTGCAAAACCGGTTTAGCAAAACGGAAACCCCTGTGGAGAATGATGATAGTGATAAGAAAAACCCTGCTTGCTCTGGCGATTACCGCCTCTGTGTTACCGCAAACCGTTTTAGCGGATGCCAACCTCTCGGAAATTGAAAAACGTCTTGCTCAGCTCGAATCACGCCTGCAAAAGGCGGAGAACCGCGCCAGCAATGCAGAACATCGTGCCGACCTTGCGGAACAGCGCGTTGCTGCGCTGGCCGCTTCAGCACAAACAACCGCGTCTGCTGCCGCTGCGCCTGCCGCTTCGACATCCGGCGCACCCGCATCTGCCCCTGCCGCACGGCCAGCCAGCATCGAGGCGGCACCTGCCGCCCAGACCGCCAAACTCGGCGACGAGAAGAAAATCAGTGATGGTTTTGAATTTCATGGTTATGCGCGTTCCGGCGTGATCATGAATGATTCGGCAGCCGGTACTAAAAGCGGTCCGTACCTGACGCCAGCGGGCGAGACCGGCGGCGCCATTGGCCGTTTGGGCAACGAAAACAACACCTACGTTGAGTTAAACCTCGAGCAGAAAACGCGGCTGGGTAACGGCGCCACCACGCGCTTCAAGGTGATGCTGGCTGACGGACAGCAGAGCTACAACGACTGGACAGCCGATACCAGCGATCTGAATATCCGTCAGGCGTTTGTGGAACTCGGCAGCCTGCCAACCTTCAGCGGCGCGTTTAAAGACACCACGCTGTGGGCCGGTAAACGTTTTGATCGCGACAACTTTGATATTCACTGGCTCGATTCTGACGTGGTGTTTCTGGCCGGTACCGGCGGCGGCATTTATGACGTGAAGTGGGCAGACAATGTCAAAAGTAACTTCTCGCTCTATGGCCGTAATTTTGGTGATATCGAGACCATCGATAACAATGTTCAGAACTACATCGTCACGGCTAACACCTTTAGCGGTCCGTTCCAGTTCATGCTGAGCGGCCTGCGCGCCAAAGATAACGACGAGCGTATCAACAGCAGCGTGCGCAGCGACAATGCCGGTGACAAGGGCGTGCATACCATGGTCGCCTGGCACGGCGACAGTTTCTATGGCCTGGCTGAAGGCAGCGCGAAAACGGCGTTGTTGTACGGGCATGGTCTGGGCGCGGAAGTGAAGGGCGTCGGCTCCGATGGCAACCTCACCGATCAGGCGGACACCTGGCGTCTGGCGACCTACGGCATCACCGCATTAGGCAACAACTGGCATCTGGCACCGGCGGTGCTGGCGCAGCAGAGCAAAGATCGCTACATCAAAGGTGACGACTATCGCTGGGTCACGGTGAACGCGCGCGTCCTGCAGGAGATCAACGAAAACTTCATGCTCGCCTACGAGGGCAGCTATCAGTACATGAACCTGAAGCCGATGGGCTTCAAGGATCGGCAGGATGTCAGCGGCGGTTTCTACAAGCTGACCTTTGCGCCAACGTTTAAGGTGGCGGACATGGGGAATTTCCTCAGTCGGCCAGAGATTCGCATTTTTGCCAGCTGGATGGACTGGGATCACGATCTTGACCGCTATGCCAGCGATGATGCGTTTGGTTCAAGCGGCTTTGTGGCCGGCGGGGAATGGAACTTTGGTGTCCAGATGGAAACCTGGTTCTGACGTCACGTTTGAGAAATTGATTAAGGGAAAGCTATGGATGTGAATAATATTGCCCGACAGCTGTTACCGCTGTTAGGGGGAAAAGAGAACATCGCCTCGGCGGCACACTGCGCCACGCGCCTGCGTCTGGTGCTGCATGATGATGCACTGGCGGACAAAAAAGCCATCGGCGAACTGGAAGGCGTTAAAGGCTGCTTCCAGAATGCCGGGCAGATGCAGGTGATTTTCGGCACCGGCCTGGTGAACAAAGTGCATGCGGCATTTATTCAGCAGGCGGGCGTCAGCGAAGCGTCAAAAGGTGAAGCGGCCAGCGCGGCGGCGCAAAAGCTGAATCCGGCGCAGCGCGTGGCGCGGCTGCTCTCCAACATTTTTGTGCCGATCATTCCCGCCATTGTCGCCTCCGGCGTGTTGATGGGCCTGCTGGGCATGTTCAAAACCTACGGCTGGGTCGATCCGAAAAGCGCAATTTTCGTGCTGCTGGATATGTTTAGCTCGGCGGCGTTTATTATTCTGCCTATTTTAATCGGCTTTACCGCGGCGAAAGAGTTTGGCGGCAACCCCTATCTGGGCGCGACGCTGGGCGGCATCCTGACCCATCCGGCGTTAACCAACGCCTGGGGCGTGGCGGGCGGCTATCAGACCATGAACCTGTTTGGGCTGGATATCGCGATGATCGGCTATCAGGGCACGGTATTTCCGGTGCTGCTGACCGTCTGGTTTATGAGCTGGCTGGAAAAACGGCTGCGCACCTTTATTCCCGATGCGCTGGATATCATCCTGACGCCGTTCCTTACCGTGATCATCTCTGCGTTTGTGGCGATGCTGGTGATCGGTCCGGCCGGACGCGCGCTGGGCGACGGCATCTCCTTTGTGCTGAGCACGCTGATTGTTCATGCGGGCTGGCTGGCGGGACTGCTGTTTGGCGGCCTCTATTCGGTGATTGTGATTTCCGGCGTGCACCACAGCTTTCATGCCATTGAAGCGGGCCTGCTCGGCAATCCGAAAATTGGCGTTAACTTCCTGCTGCCGATCTGGTCAATGGCCAATACCGCGCAGGCGGGCGCCTGTCTGGCGGTATGGTTTAAAACGCGCGATGTTAAAATTCGCAGCGTGGTGCTGCCGTCGGCGTTATCCGGCATGCTGGGCATCACCGAAGCGGCGATTTTCGGCGTGAACCTGCGCTTCATGAAGCCATTTATTGCCGGTATTATCGGCGGCGCAGCAGGGGGCGCCTGGGTAGTGATCATGCACGTTAACATGACCGCGGTCGGCTTGACGGCGCTGCCTGGTATGGCAATTGTGCAGTCGGGATCGCTGCTGCACTACGTCACCGGCATGGTGATCGCCTTCGGTGTGGGCTTTACACTGTCGCTGCTGCTGAAATACCGCGTTGAGGAAAAAGCATGAGTGAACACGCACTGCTGAAAAAGGCGCTGCTTAACGCCACGCGCAGCATGACCCAGGCTAAAAACGATGGTTATCGACCAGGCTGGCACCTGTCGCCGCTGGTTGGCCTGCTGAACGATCCCAACGGTTTTATTCAGTTCGCCGGTCAATATCATTTGTTCTATCAGTGGAATCCATTAGCCTGCGCGCACGGCGCAAAATGGTGGGGCCACTGGCGTTCCGACGATCTGGTGAACTGGCAAAACGAGCCGGTAGCGCTGCTGCCGGGTGACGTTTACGACAGTCACGGCTGCTATTCCGGCTCGGCGGTGGATGACAACGGCACGCTTAGCCTGCTCTACACCGGCAACGTTAAGTTTGCGCAGGGCCGCACCGCCTGGCAGTGCCTGGCAACGGTGGATGACGCTGGTGAAGTGACCAAAGCAGGCCCGGTCATCGGCCTGCCCGAAGGCTACACCGGGCACGTACGCGATCCGAAAGTGTGGCGTCACGGCGAGCACTGGTACATGGTGCTCGGCGCGCAAAACCTGCAGCAGCAGGGCAAAGTGCTGCTTTATCGCGGCGACACCTTGCAGCAGTGGACGCTGCTGGGAGAAATCGCCGGCAGCCATCTTAACGGCCTCGGTGAATTTGGCTATATGTGGGAGTGCCCGGATCTGTTTGCGCTGGGCGAACAGGATGTGCTGATGTTTTGCCCGCAGGGCCTGCCTGCTCAGGCGCAGCGCTGGCTGAATACGCATCAAAGTGGTTATGTCACCGGTCAGCTCAACTACAGCAAGGCTGCCTATCAACACGGCGATTTCCACGAGCTGGATCTCGGCTTTGAATTTTACGCGCCGCAGACCACGCTGGGCGACGACGGCCGCCGTCTGCTGTTCGGCTGGGTGGGCATGCCCGACGAAAACGAGTTTTACGATCCCACGCGCGAGCAGGGCTGGATGCATATCATGAGCTGTCCGCGTGAGCTGCGGCTGGTTGAGGGCCGCCTTTATCAGCAGCCGGTTGACGAGCTGAAATCGCTACGTGGCGCGCATCAGCGGTTAGAAGAGCGTGCCGATAGCCTGGCAATCACCGACGTTGCGCAGGCGGAACTGGTGATTAGCGCAGAGGGCAGCTGGCAGGCCGATTTTGGCGGCGCGATGCTGCTGATCTGTGACGAGAGCGGGCTGCGCCTGCGCCGACAAAACCGTCGCACCGGCGAGACAGAAACGCGTTACTGGAGCGGACAGGTCAGACAGTTGCAGATTCTTTGCGACCGTTCGAGCCTGGAGATTTTTGTGAATGATGGCGAAGCAACGCTGACCAGCCGCTATTTTCCCGCTGAAGGGCACACATTACGCTGGCAGGGTAGTGGCGAGCTGCGCGTAGATCACTGGCAACTGCAGTCGATCATGCTAGTATAAGTACCTGTCTGCTATCAGGTTACTTGCCCGTGGATAAACCAAAACGCGTCACCATCAATGATGTCGCCCAAATGGCGGGCGTCTCTAAATCGACCGCCAGTATCGTGCTGAGTGGACGAGGAAAAGAGCTTCGTGTGTCTGAATCGACGCAGGAGCGGGTCATGAAGGTGGCGCGCATGGCAAATTACCAGCCCAGCGTGCACGCCCGCGCGCTGAGTTCCAGCCGCACCGATACCATCGGTTTAGTGGTGCCGGAAATGACCAACCACGGCTTTGCCACCTTCTCCCATGCGCTGGAAACCCTGTGCCGCGATGCCGGGCTTCAGCTGCTGATCGCCTGCACCGATGAAAATACCAGCCAGGAAACGCTGGCGGTCAACAACCTGATCCAGCGTCAGGTTGATGGCCTGATCGTCGCCTCCAGCATGCTCAACGACGCCGATTATCAACGCATCAGCAAACAGGTGCCGGTGGTGCTGTTTGACCGTCATTTTAATGATTCGTCACTGCCGCTGGTGATCACCGATTCCATCGAGCCCACCGCCCGGCTGATCGCGGAAATTGCCGCTGACGGTCTTGAGGAAATTTACTTTCTTGGTGGTCAGCCGCGCATCTCGCCGACGCGTGATCGGCTCACCGGTTTTCACCTTGGCCTGGAAAGGGCAGGCATCAGTGCCAAACCGGAATGGATTATTCACGGCCATTACACTGCCAGCTCCGGCTATGAGATGTTCGCAGAACTGGTAATGCGCCTTGGCCGCCTGCCGCAGGCGATCTTCTGCGCCGCCTGTGGCTTACAGGAAGGCGTGCTGCGCTACCTGACGCAGCACGGCCATCTCGGTGCCGAAATTCGTCTGAGCAGTTTTGACGATCACTATCTTTATGATGCCCTGACGCTGCGCATCGACTCCATCGTGCAGGATAATCGCCAGCTGGCGTGGAACTGCTTTGAAATTATCGGGGATTTAATTGAAGGCAAAACGGTAAGCCAGCCGGTGCGCCATCTTTCTGCCAACATTAAACGGCGCACGCAGCACGGCTGAGCGGTTGCCGCCCGGCTCTTTGCGGGCGGCATAGCGCGTTAGCGGCGCGCGCGCACCACCTGATAACGGCGGGTAAGATACTCCAGCGGCGCACTCCAGACGTGCACCAGACGGGTAAAGGGAAACACCAGAAAAATCGTCATGCCAAGGATTAGGTGCACGCGATAGATCCACTCCACGCCATCCAGCCAGCGTGAGGCGTTGCCCTGAAAGGTTACAACCGCCTGCGCCCAGCCCACCAGCTTCATCATGCCGATGCCATCCAGATGCTGCATCGAAAAAATAATCGAGATCAGCCCCAGCGACGCCTGAAGGACTAGAATACCGAGGATCACAATGTCGGCGCGGGTTGACGTCACGCGAATGCGCGGGTTAAACAGCCGCCTTTTCAGCAGCAGAAAACCACCCACCAGCGTCATCAGGCCAAAGACGCCGCCCGCCATCATCGCCAGCTTCTGCTTGGTGGCGATGGCCAGAAAAGGCTCATACATCCAGTGCGGGGTCAGCAGGCCGAACAGGTGACCAAAAAAGATGCCGATGATGCCGATGTGAAAGACGTTTGAGGCGAAGCGCATGCCTTTTTTGTCCAGCATCTGGCTCGACGAGGCGCGCCAGGTGTACTGGCCGTAATCGTAACGTAACCAGCTGCCGAGCAGAAAAACCGTGCCGCACAGATAGGGATAGATGTCGAAAAACAACACGTTGAGATAGTGCATTAGCGAACTCCTTGCCCAGAGAGATCAAGATACTGCGGCGAAACGGCGTCGCGGAAACGTTGCTGATGCTGCTGTGCAGCGGCGTCGCACCCTTTGTCGGCCATGAATTTCACCTGCTCCTCTTCCCACACTGCATCCAGCGCGGCGGGCGTATCATCCCGCGCTTCGCCAGCCACCTGCTGCGCCATACTTTCGCTGCGCAGCGGGCTTTCTGACAGGCTGAGCAGCGCGTCAAACAGCTGATGAAAGTCGCTGTCGCGTTCACGCAGACGGCCTCCGACCAGAGCCAGAATCGGCGCCACATCCAACAGCCCTTGCTGCGCCGCCCGCTCATCCAGCAGGCTGAGATATTCCAGGTAGAGCGGCAGATAGTCAGGCAGTTCCCGGCAGTTCAGCGCCAGCCCCGCCTGTTCGTACTGCGCCAGCAGATCGACCATCGCCTGGCCGCGATCGCGTGATTCCGCATGCACATGTTCAAACAGCAGCAACGAGGTAGCGCGGCCGCGTTCAAACAGCGCGCACCAGTCGGCCTGCATCTCCAGCGGTGGCGTGGCGAGATAACGACGAATAAACGGCAGCAGCGCAGGCTGCTGTTCGGTCGCCAGGTCAATCACTTCGTCCTGATGCTGCCAGATAGCGTCGTCGGGGTACTCCAGCAGCAAGCCGATCAGTTTCAGGATGGTCACTATTCACCTCCTGCTTTATTCATGCCGACGTTGATGGCATCAATCCGGCGGCTGTTGAACAGGTTAAATTTGCTGTCGCTGCCGTGGCAGCCGTCGCCAAAGCTGAAGCCGCAGCCGTTGCGCTCTGGAAAGGCATCGCGCGCCAGCTCGCGGTGGCTGGTGGGAATGACAAAGCGATCCTCGTAGTTGGCGATGGCGAGATAGCGATACATCTCTTCGGCCTGCGCCTCGCTGAGATCGACCTCATCCAGCGCCCGCCGATCGGTCACGCCTTCTACCGTTTGCGAGCGTTTAAAATGGCGCATCGCCATCATGCGCTTCAGGGCGCGCAGCACCGGCGCGGTGTCGCCCGCGGTCAGCATATTGGCAAGATACTGCAGCGGAATGCGCAGGCTCTCGACGTTGGGCAGCACGCTGTTTTCTGCTTCCAGCACGCCGCTGTCTGCCACCGACTGCACCGGTGACAACGGCGGCACATACCAGACCATCGGCAGCGTGCGGTATTCCGGGTGCAGCGGCAGCGCCAGTTTCCACTCCATCGCCAGCTTCCACACCGGCGACGCCTGCGCGGCATCAATGACGTTTTGCGTAATACCCTGACGCAGCGCCTCGTCGATCACCGCCGGATCGTTTGGATCGAGGAATACATCGCACTGGCGTTCATACAGCTGCTGCTCGCTGTCGGTGCTGGCCGCCTCGGTGATTTTGTCGGCATCGTAAAGCAACACGCCGAGATAGCGGATACGGCCAACGCAGGTTTCCGAACAGACGGTGGGCATGCCTGATTCAATGCGCGGATAGCAAAAAATACACTTCTCAGATTTGCCGCTTTTCCAGTTGAAATAGATTTTCTTGTACGGACAGCCGCTGACGCAGAGTCGCCAGCCGCGGCATTTATCCTGGTCGATCAGCACAATGCCATCTTCTTCGCGCTTATAAATGGCGCCGCTGGGGCAGGTGGCGGCGCAGGCAGGATTAAGACAGTGCTCGCACAGGCGCGGCAGGTACATCATGAAGGTGTTTTCAAACTGACCGTAGATCTCGGTCTGCATCGCCTTGAAGTTCTGATCGGCCGCACGCTTGCTGAATTCGCCGCCCAGCAGCTCCTCCCAGTTGGGACCACCGACAATTTTATCCATGCGCTGCCCGCTGATCAGCGATCGTGGCCGCGCCGTGGGCTGATGTTTGCCCGCTTTGGCGGTATGCAGATGCTGATAGTCGTAGGTGAACGGCTCGTAATAATCATCGATGCCGGGCACCACCGGATTGGCGAAAATTTTCGACAGCACCGCCGAGCGGCTGCCCAGGCGCGGCACCAGCTGACCGTTG from Duffyella gerundensis includes:
- the narJ gene encoding nitrate reductase molybdenum cofactor assembly chaperone; the encoded protein is MTILKLIGLLLEYPDDAIWQHQDEVIDLATEQQPALLPFIRRYLATPPLEMQADWCALFERGRATSLLLFEHVHAESRDRGQAMVDLLAQYEQAGLALNCRELPDYLPLYLEYLSLLDERAAQQGLLDVAPILALVGGRLRERDSDFHQLFDALLSLSESPLRSESMAQQVAGEARDDTPAALDAVWEEEQVKFMADKGCDAAAQQHQQRFRDAVSPQYLDLSGQGVR
- a CDS encoding TonB-dependent siderophore receptor, yielding MKRPHLWVLNPCLLAILAGSGWSAAAAQSDELVVSASRSHRSVADMAQTTWVLEQADIEQQVQGGKELKEVLAQLIPGMDVSSQGRTNYGMNMRGRSMMVMVDGVRLNSSRSDSRQLDAIDPFNIERIEVISGATSLYGGGSTGGLINIVTKKGQSEKQVEFQTGAKSGFNSHNDHDESVAAAVSGGTDKASGRVSASYQRYGGWYDGKGNESIIDNTQTGLQYSDRIDLMGTGTLNIDDNQQLQLTTQYYKSESDGKHGLYLGENFSAVTGSGDAYNSANLNSDRLPGTERHLINLQYSNTDFLGQDLVAQVYYRDESLTFYPFPTLSAGRVSSIGASQQKTDFYGGKLTLNSKPVDDLTLTYGVDADHESFDANQQFFDLRKASQSGGMELDNAYNVGRYPGYSITNLAPFLQSSYDIDAITLSGGVRYQYTENKVDDFVGYTQQQAIANGRATSADAVPGGSTDYKNLLFNAGILGRLTERQQLWFNFSQGFEIPDLAKYYGSGNYQLSNGNYRLLNSVNVNDSKLDGIKVDAYELGWRYLGDNLHTQLAAYYSLSDKTININKSDMTINLDDDKRRIYGIEGQVDYFFNDSEWSTGSNFNVIKSETQLDGKWEKLTVDSASPSKVSAWVNWAPGDWALRLQSTQTFDVSDADGKKINGYNTVDFLGSYALPVGKVSFSVENLLDKDYTTVWGQRAPGLYSPTYGDAGLYTYKGRGRTFGMNYSVVF
- a CDS encoding aminoimidazole riboside kinase; its protein translation is MKKIWVLGDAVIDLLPEGEMTLRQCPGGAPANVAVGVARLGGNSGFIGCVGSDPFGVSLRDVLNHEGVDTRQLFLLPDQRTSTVLVGLDQQGERSFTFMVRPSADLFVTAEHLPHFASGEILHYCSIALSAEPSRSTVLNAVEQIHAAGGWVSFDPNIREDMWHDRAEMLATIADALASADVIKLSLEELWLLSDHEDTDTALGRFTERFQPRLLLITQGKAGVTLWQQGERRDFQAPEVQPVDTTGAGDAFVAGLLAGITLSEHNLDQRLPDAVIALAQHCGALATTAKGAMTALPKREALEHKIVMPLTNTTSSW
- a CDS encoding LacI family DNA-binding transcriptional regulator, whose protein sequence is MDKPKRVTINDVAQMAGVSKSTASIVLSGRGKELRVSESTQERVMKVARMANYQPSVHARALSSSRTDTIGLVVPEMTNHGFATFSHALETLCRDAGLQLLIACTDENTSQETLAVNNLIQRQVDGLIVASSMLNDADYQRISKQVPVVLFDRHFNDSSLPLVITDSIEPTARLIAEIAADGLEEIYFLGGQPRISPTRDRLTGFHLGLERAGISAKPEWIIHGHYTASSGYEMFAELVMRLGRLPQAIFCAACGLQEGVLRYLTQHGHLGAEIRLSSFDDHYLYDALTLRIDSIVQDNRQLAWNCFEIIGDLIEGKTVSQPVRHLSANIKRRTQHG
- a CDS encoding carbohydrate porin, whose protein sequence is MIRKTLLALAITASVLPQTVLADANLSEIEKRLAQLESRLQKAENRASNAEHRADLAEQRVAALAASAQTTASAAAAPAASTSGAPASAPAARPASIEAAPAAQTAKLGDEKKISDGFEFHGYARSGVIMNDSAAGTKSGPYLTPAGETGGAIGRLGNENNTYVELNLEQKTRLGNGATTRFKVMLADGQQSYNDWTADTSDLNIRQAFVELGSLPTFSGAFKDTTLWAGKRFDRDNFDIHWLDSDVVFLAGTGGGIYDVKWADNVKSNFSLYGRNFGDIETIDNNVQNYIVTANTFSGPFQFMLSGLRAKDNDERINSSVRSDNAGDKGVHTMVAWHGDSFYGLAEGSAKTALLYGHGLGAEVKGVGSDGNLTDQADTWRLATYGITALGNNWHLAPAVLAQQSKDRYIKGDDYRWVTVNARVLQEINENFMLAYEGSYQYMNLKPMGFKDRQDVSGGFYKLTFAPTFKVADMGNFLSRPEIRIFASWMDWDHDLDRYASDDAFGSSGFVAGGEWNFGVQMETWF
- the narI gene encoding respiratory nitrate reductase subunit gamma; this encodes MHYLNVLFFDIYPYLCGTVFLLGSWLRYDYGQYTWRASSSQMLDKKGMRFASNVFHIGIIGIFFGHLFGLLTPHWMYEPFLAIATKQKLAMMAGGVFGLMTLVGGFLLLKRRLFNPRIRVTSTRADIVILGILVLQASLGLISIIFSMQHLDGIGMMKLVGWAQAVVTFQGNASRWLDGVEWIYRVHLILGMTIFLVFPFTRLVHVWSAPLEYLTRRYQVVRARR
- a CDS encoding sucrose-6-phosphate hydrolase; protein product: MSEHALLKKALLNATRSMTQAKNDGYRPGWHLSPLVGLLNDPNGFIQFAGQYHLFYQWNPLACAHGAKWWGHWRSDDLVNWQNEPVALLPGDVYDSHGCYSGSAVDDNGTLSLLYTGNVKFAQGRTAWQCLATVDDAGEVTKAGPVIGLPEGYTGHVRDPKVWRHGEHWYMVLGAQNLQQQGKVLLYRGDTLQQWTLLGEIAGSHLNGLGEFGYMWECPDLFALGEQDVLMFCPQGLPAQAQRWLNTHQSGYVTGQLNYSKAAYQHGDFHELDLGFEFYAPQTTLGDDGRRLLFGWVGMPDENEFYDPTREQGWMHIMSCPRELRLVEGRLYQQPVDELKSLRGAHQRLEERADSLAITDVAQAELVISAEGSWQADFGGAMLLICDESGLRLRRQNRRTGETETRYWSGQVRQLQILCDRSSLEIFVNDGEATLTSRYFPAEGHTLRWQGSGELRVDHWQLQSIMLV
- a CDS encoding sucrose-specific PTS transporter subunit IIBC → MDVNNIARQLLPLLGGKENIASAAHCATRLRLVLHDDALADKKAIGELEGVKGCFQNAGQMQVIFGTGLVNKVHAAFIQQAGVSEASKGEAASAAAQKLNPAQRVARLLSNIFVPIIPAIVASGVLMGLLGMFKTYGWVDPKSAIFVLLDMFSSAAFIILPILIGFTAAKEFGGNPYLGATLGGILTHPALTNAWGVAGGYQTMNLFGLDIAMIGYQGTVFPVLLTVWFMSWLEKRLRTFIPDALDIILTPFLTVIISAFVAMLVIGPAGRALGDGISFVLSTLIVHAGWLAGLLFGGLYSVIVISGVHHSFHAIEAGLLGNPKIGVNFLLPIWSMANTAQAGACLAVWFKTRDVKIRSVVLPSALSGMLGITEAAIFGVNLRFMKPFIAGIIGGAAGGAWVVIMHVNMTAVGLTALPGMAIVQSGSLLHYVTGMVIAFGVGFTLSLLLKYRVEEKA
- the narH gene encoding nitrate reductase subunit beta translates to MKIRSQIGMVLNLDKCIGCHTCSVTCKNVWTGREGMEYAWFNNVETKPGLGYPHAWEDQERWKGGWIRKINGQLVPRLGSRSAVLSKIFANPVVPGIDDYYEPFTYDYQHLHTAKAGKHQPTARPRSLISGQRMDKIVGGPNWEELLGGEFSKRAADQNFKAMQTEIYGQFENTFMMYLPRLCEHCLNPACAATCPSGAIYKREEDGIVLIDQDKCRGWRLCVSGCPYKKIYFNWKSGKSEKCIFCYPRIESGMPTVCSETCVGRIRYLGVLLYDADKITEAASTDSEQQLYERQCDVFLDPNDPAVIDEALRQGITQNVIDAAQASPVWKLAMEWKLALPLHPEYRTLPMVWYVPPLSPVQSVADSGVLEAENSVLPNVESLRIPLQYLANMLTAGDTAPVLRALKRMMAMRHFKRSQTVEGVTDRRALDEVDLSEAQAEEMYRYLAIANYEDRFVIPTSHRELARDAFPERNGCGFSFGDGCHGSDSKFNLFNSRRIDAINVGMNKAGGE